Proteins from one Aspergillus nidulans FGSC A4 chromosome VIII genomic window:
- a CDS encoding uncharacterized protein (transcript_id=CADANIAT00001452) — translation MAESKRLSSSSRPGQDESEKIQEVQYQTRSRQNSRIDQDDTTFFDEINPGGRAELTRIASNFARRTSTAASTTTGKGIERMDTVDEMTLEDPAFDPTSDQFNHYKWARKIMKLMDEEGAPRPPSTGITFQNLNVFGSGSALQYQDTVVSLLTAPLRLHELLFKRAPERHILHDFNGLIGSGELLIVLGRPGSGCSTFLKSLCGELNGLKLGEGSHIQYGGIPMKTMHKEYKGEVVYNQEVDKHFAHLTVGQTLEFAAAARTPEHRLRGASRQQSAKYVTQVAMAIFGLSHTYNTKVSRAPIAAWDNSTRGLDSASALEFVKALRIAANVGGSCHAVAIYQASQAIYDIFDKAVVLYEGREIYFGPCDKAREYFVEMGYYCPPRQTTGDFLTSVTNPQERKAREGMEKRVPRTPEEFEKYWKNSPYFAELQREIAEHLEQFPVGGEVEQTFGQAKRYIQAKHVRPKSPYVISIPMQVKLCTIRAYQRIWNDKPSTLTTVIGRIVMSLIIGSIYYGTPDASAGFQSKGASLFFAVLMNALISITEINSLYDQRPIIEKQASYAFVHPFAEAFGGIVSDIPVKFVAAVVFNVIYYFLAGLRYEPSQFFIFFLFTFLSTLAMSAIFRTLAASTKTLSQAMSMAGVMVLAIVIYTGFVIPTPQMSDIPWFSWIRWINPVYYTFEAMIANEFHGRQFECSQFVPAYPNLSGDSFVCAVRGSVAGERTVSGDEYIYSQYRYTYDHEWRNLGILIAFWIFFTVVYLVATELNSATSSKAEFLVFRRRHVPPQMRILGKSQGDASPENVALAEKPTEVAPNTSAIPEQHSIFTWRNVCYDIPVKGGQRRLLDNVNGWVKPGTLTALMGVSGAGKTTLLDVLAKRVSIGVVTGDMFVDGRPLDTSFQRKTGYVQQQDLHLPTTTVREALQFSAVLRQPKTVPRAEKYAYVEEVIDMLNMQDFADAIVGTPGEGLNVEQRKLLTIGVELAAKPALLIFLDEPTSGLDSQSSWSICSFLRKLADRGQAVLSTIHQPSALLFQQFDRLLFLAKGGRTVYFGDIGEDSRTLLDYFEANGARACGSSENPAEYILEVIGAGASGKSDLDWPSIWKESTEAREVLQEIDRIHKDRASASSVEDKNTHREYAMPFTDQLWQVTSRVFQQYWREPIYVWAKLILAIASGLFIGFTFFKPDSSQQGFQDVLFSAFMLTSIFSTLVQQIMPKFVIQRSLYEVRERPSKAYSWAAFIIANVLVEIPWQILAAIVSWASYYFPVYGASQPPHRQGLILLFVIQFFIFTSTFATLIISSLPDAETGGTIATLMFMMTLVFNGVMQAPSALPGFWIFMYRVSPLTYLIAGLTATGLHGRAIECATEELNVFNPPNGMSCGEYLTEYLAVAPGLLYNPDATANCQYCGLTNADQYLAASNIYYSERWRNWGIGWAYIGFNIFGTVALYYIFRVRHWNPTSLIRSVKQGAQVVCRVFKRRSGETPRGKEAENGRLY, via the exons ATGGCTGAAAGCAAGAgactcagcagcagctcccgCCCAGGCCaggacgagagcgagaagatccaggaaGTGCAGTACCAGACCCGCAGCCGACAGAATTCGAGGATAGATCAAGATGACACCACATTCTTTGACGAAATCAACCCTGGAGGAAGGGCTGAGTTGACTCGTATTGCCTCGAACTTTGCCAGGCGGACCTCTACAGCGGCATCCACTACTACCGGGAAGGGCATTGAGCGAATGGACACTGTCGACGAGATGACCCTTGAGGATCCGGCATTTGATCCCACAAGCGATCAGTTCAATCATTACAAGTGGGCCCGTAAGATTATGAAActcatggacgaggaaggtGCCCCTCGACCTCCGTCGACCGGGATCACTTTTCAAAATCTCAATGTATTCGGCTCGGGGTCAGCTTTACAGTACCAGGATACCGTGGTCTCTCTGTTGACTGCGCCATTGCGCCTCCACGAGCTCCTTTTCAAGCGAGCTCCTGAAAGACACATTCTGCACGATTTCAACGGTCTGATCGGTAGCGGTGAACTCTTGATTGTCCTAGGACGACCAGGTAGTGGCTGTTCAACCTTTTTGAAGTCACTATGTGGCGAACTCAATGGTCTGAAACTAGGCGAAGGGTCGCACATCCAGTATGGAGGGATACCGATGAAGACAATGCATAAAGAATATAAGGGAGAGGTTGTATACAACCAGGAGGTTGACAAGCATTTTGCCCATCTCACAGTGGGGCAAACCCTAGAGttcgccgccgcagcaaggACTCCAGAGCATCGACTTCGGGGCGCCAGTCGGCAGCAATCTGCGAAATATGTTACCCAGGTAGCCATGGCGATATTCGGTCTCTCGCATACATATAACACCAAGG TGTCAAGAGCACCTATCGCGGCTTGGGACAATAGCACTAGAGGTCTGGACTCTGCGAGTGCCCTAGAATTCGTCAAGG CCTTGCGAATCGCCGCGAACGTGGGAGGCAGTTGCCATGCCGTGGCAATTTATCAAGCCTCGCAAGCGATCTACGACATCTTCGATAAGGCCGTCGTCTTATACGAAGGGCGCGAGATCTACTTTGGACCTTGCGATAAAGCAAGGGAGTATTTTGTTGAAATGGGTTACTATTGTCCACCACGCCAGACGACGGGTGACTTTTTGACTTCGGTAACAAACCCCCAAGAACGCAAAGCACGAGAGGGCATGGAGAAGCGAGTACCGCGAACGCCTGAAGAATTTGAGAAGTACTGGAAAAACAGTCCCTACTTCGCTGAGCTCCAGCGAGAGATTGCCGAACATTTGGAGCAGTTCCCCGTGGGAGGGGAGGTTGAGCAAACCTTTGGCCAGGCGAAGCGGTATATACAGGCGAAGCATGTTCGCCCAAAAAGTCCATATGTCATATCGATACCTATGCAGGTCAAGCTTTGCACTATTCGAGCATATCAGAG GATATGGAACGATAAACCGTCTACGCTGACAACTGTTATTGGGCGAATCGTCATGTCTCTCATTATTGGCTCTATATACTATGG GACCCCTGACGCTTCAGCCGGGTTTCAAAGCAAAGGGGCCTCTCTCTTTTTCGCTGTTCT CATGAATGCACTGATCAGTATCACGGAGATCAATTCACTATACGATCAGCGGCCAATCATCGAGAAGCAAGCCTCGTATGCATTTGTTCATCCTTTCGCCGAGGCGTTCGGTGGAATCGTGTCGGATATTCCTGTCAAATTCGTGGCTGCTGTTGTCTTCAACGTTATTTATTACTTTCTGGCTGGATTG CGCTATGAACCTTCAcagttcttcatcttcttcctctttacaTTTCTAAGCACACTCGCTATGTCAGCCATTTTCCGCACGTTGGCAGCATCGACAAAGACTTTGTCTCAAGCAATGTCCATGGCCGGAGTAATGGTATTGGCTATTGTGATCTACACTGGCTTCGTGATTCCCACGCCCCAGATGTCTGATATCCCGTGGTTTAGCTGGATCAGATGGATTAATCCGGTTTATTACACATTCGAGGCTATGATAGCAAACGAGTTCCACGGTCGACAGTTCGAATGCTCGCAGTTTGTTCCTGCATATCCAAACTTGAGCGGGGACTCCTTCGTCTGTGCTGTTCGAGGTAGTGTGGCAGGAGAGCGAACCGTTTCAGGAGATGAATACATCTACTCGCAGTACCGATACACATATGACCATGAGTGGAGGAACCTCGGCATTTTGATAGCATTCTGgatcttcttcaccgtcGTATATCTGGTGGCTACGGAGCTGAACTCAGCGACGTCTTCTAAAGCCGagttcctcgtcttccgacGTCGTCACGTACCGCCGCAGATGCGCATTCTTGGCAAGTCCCAAGGAGACGCTTCGCCTGAAAATGTCGCTCTAGCTGAGAAGCCTACTGAAGTGGCGCCAAATACGTCCGCAATTCCAGAACAGCACAGCATTTTCACCTGGCGAAATGTGTGTTATGATATTCCTGTCAAAGGCGGCCAGCGCCGCCTGCTTGACAATGTCAATGGCTGGGTCAAGCCGGGAACTCTGACAGCCTTGATGGGCGTGTCAGGAGCCGGTAAAACTACCCTTCTAGACGTACTCGCGAAGCGTGTCTCTATCGGCGTCGTGACAGGGGATATGTTTGTTGACGGCAGACCACTGGATACCAGCTTCCAGAGGAAAACAGGTTATGTTCAACAACAGGATCTGCACCTTCCAACCACTACTGTGCGAGAGGCACTACAATTCAGTGCAGTACTCCGTCAGCCAAAGACAGTTCCTAGGGCTGAGAAGTATGCGTATGTTGAAGAGGTTATTGACATGCTTAATATGCAGGATTTCGCGGACGCGATTGTTGGTACCCCGGGCGAAGGTCTGAACGTTGAACAGCGGAAGCTGTTGACAATTGGTGTTGAACTTGCTGCAAAACCTGCACTGCTTATCTTCCTTGATGAGCCTACTAGTGGTCTGGATTCGCAGAGCTCCTGGTCCATTTGTTCGTTCTTACGCAAGCTTGCGGATCGCGGTCAGGCAGTCCTATCTACAATTCATCAGCCTAGCGCCTTGCTCTTCCAACAGTTTGATCGTCTATTATTTCTGGCAAAGGGGGGTCGAACAGTCTACTTTGGGGATATTGGCGAGGACTCCCGTACATTGCTCGATTACTTTGAAGCAAATGGAGCAAGAGCATGTGGTTCATCTGAGAAT cctgcagagTATATACTCGAAGTTATTGGGGCCGGTGCATCTGGAAAATCAGACTTGGACTGGCCATCAATTTGGAAAGAAAGCacagaagctcgagaagtCCTGCAGGAAATCGACAGAATCCATAAAGACAGGGCTTCTGCATCATCAGTGGAAGACAAAAACACGCATCGAGAATATGCCATGCCTTTCACTGACCAACTGTGGCAGGTAACTAGTCGAGTATTTCAGCAGTACTGGCGCGAACCCATCTACGTCTGGGCAAAGCTAATCCTAGCAATCGCCTCTGGTCTCTTCATCGGCTTCACTTTTTTCAAACCAGATAGCTCACAACAAGGCTTTCAAGATGTTCTGTTCAGCGCGTTCATGCTCACATCCATTTTTTCCACCCTAGTCCAACA AATTATGCCTAAATTCGTCATCCAGCGCTCCCTTTACGAAGTCCGCGAGCGCCCCTCAAAGGCTTACTCCTGGGCCGCTTTCATAATTGCCAACGTCCTTGTCGAAATCCCCTGGCAGATTCTAGCCGCCATCGTCTCTTGGGCTAGCTATTACTTTCCCGTGTACGGGGCCTCGCAGCCCCCGCACCGACAAGGCCTCATACTCCTCTTCGTGATCcaattcttcatcttcacaTCAACATTTGCCACATTAATCatttcttctctgccggATGCTGAAACAGGCGGAACCATCGCAACCCTCATGTTCATGATGACGCTTGTCTTCAACGGCGTTATGCAAGCCCCTTCTGCCCTCCCTGGCTTTTGGATATTCATGTATCGCGTCTCGCCGTTGACGTATCTGATTGCGGGGCTGACGGCGACCGGCTTACACGGACGCGCGATTGAGTGCGCGACTGAAGAGTTGAATGTCTTCAACCCGCCGAATGGGATGAGTTGTGGGGAGTACTTGACTGAGTATCTGGCTGTCGCGCCGGGACTGTTATATAACCCTGATGCCACGGCGAATTGCCAGTACTGTGGCCTAACGAATGCGGATCAGTACCTTGCTGCTTCAAATATTT ATTACAGCGAACGATGGCGCAATTGGGGCATTGGCTGGGCTTACATTGGCTTCAACATCTTCGGCACCGTGGCGCTATACTATATTTTCCGGGTGCGACACTGGAATCCAACAAGTCTTATTAGAAGTGTTAAGCAGGGTGCGCAGGTTGTGTGTCGGGTCTTTAAGAGGAGGTCTGGAGAGACGCCAAGGGGTAAGGAGGCAGAGAATGGGCGGTTATATTAG
- a CDS encoding ubiquitin domain-containing protein (transcript_id=CADANIAT00001453) — protein sequence MGCCFSVSREPHDSNGQTPTEEHSSAIAPPSHIPSSSRQSRQRHLTHNPSPSSSHHDRQRQQQQAVPLQQHINAPIRPHIWHSKKRLWTRALLDRERTEFFETRVTGRPEVWDALSAALQFMRNGDYETAQSIIDAAGVTVPTGDLCQGVYDEQGVLYRLPRCIVSDPVNIVVGDVGLGGSGSGSGSDSEGSDGGADDDLGFETDENEHGDRKVGYVREGEGVESGDELIKNGAGARARVLARSADDEASIERERERRRDEKGKTSERDLIRVKTRLSDRDGADVIVALRKTQNVGFLARKLQQEVGIPRTQRIRIAYLGKILKEHKTLFDQGWQPGHVVNALVVARRSSSSQ from the exons ATG ggctgctgcttctccgtGTCGCGTGAACCCCACGACTCCAACGGCCAAACACCCACAGAGGAGCATAGCTCCGCAATAGCACCGCCGTCCCAcattccatcttcatcccgccagagccgccagcgTCATCTTACGCACAAcccctccccatcctcctctcACCATGACCGCCaaagacagcaacaacaggCCGTACCCCTCCAGCAGCACATAAACGCACCCATCCGACCGCACATATGGCACTCTAAGAAGCGCCTATGGACTCGCGCGCTTCTTGACCGCGAGCGAACGGAGTTCTTCGAGACCCGCGTCACGGGGCGGCCGGAAGTCTGGGACGCACTGTCTGCGGCATTGCAGTTCATGCGGAACGGAGACTACGAGACCGCGCAGAGCATCATTGATGCGGCGGGAGTGACAGTTCCGACTGGGGACCTTTGTCAGGGAGTTTATGATGAGCAGGGGGTTCTCTATCGGTTGCCGAGGTGTATTGTTAGTGATCCTGTGAATATTGTAGTTGGGGATGTGGGTTTGGGTGGGAGTgggagtggaagtggaagtgaTTCTGAAGGAAGTGACGGCGGGGCAGATGATGATTTGGGGTTTGAGACAGATGAGAATGAGCATGGGGATAGGAAGGTGGGATATGTtcgagagggcgagggtgTTGAGTCGGGAGATGAGttgatcaagaacggcgctggggcgagggcgagggttCTGGCAAGGTCTGCAGATGACGAGGCTAGTATAGAGAGAGAACGCGAGCGGCGAAGGGATGAGAAAGGGAAGACAAGTGAGCGCGATCTCATCCGAGTAAAAACACGACTGAGTGATCGCGACGGCGCGGACGTTATCGTCGCCTTAAGAAAGACGCAGAATGTCGGTTTTCTTGCgcgcaagctgcagcaggaggTTGGG ATCCCTCGAACCCAGCGCATCCGAATCGCCTACCTAGGCAAAATCCTTAAAGAGCACAAAACGCTCTTCGACCAGGGCTGGCAACCGGGGCATGTGGTGAATGCGCTGGTTGTTGCGCGACGGTCCTCTTCCTCACAATGA
- a CDS encoding putative G-patch domain protein (transcript_id=CADANIAT00001454) yields MASKRTRDAFEADFQAQNSPYVFYGTALPPLDAGARDDGSYVPVWKQEVTDDRGRKRLHGAFTGGFSAGYFNTVGSKEGWTPATFVSSRQNRAKDARKQRAEDFMDEEDIREAEESRNLQTNNEFSGFGSTATDSLRRGGLMDIFKTSGETVGVKLLKKMGWREGQGIGPKVRRKADLGDGKAGPGNAEKTYLFAPENPPMVAFIRKNDYKGLGFEGEARLGSRQEGEKADEDDDPFFGRRLNAGKPNRSKAQKPRRGAFGVGVLNDTGSDDEDPYSLGPQISYNRTIGGDKKKSKTKPTDDTRGLPSANPLLSNKPVFIPRKASSAKGAAGFRKCHDGRLPLDGFRLADGISTLTLSSDKKYAPPEIPKDWKSKKTPVKERDAASYVSTAEAARASTLDPVSRAAILGEDQLPAKSIFDWMTPEGRAKIAELTGKTDLPPALGEKAPKGYELSESQRQKDIWDLVPKLDKQVAVQALTRAASGWMPYSEDESKRTRYRTFLEIRAGLRDTLPDRVPGFTTNEWVTELEEFARAAEVFKPVSGVMASRFTSASSGPKGASDEAKTDTDAPLLSKPSETPQDPVIEAAKIGMFGPMTRTVISFYPTRLLCKRFNVKPPSHVQVDPGDPSNGSSSSAAPGSRFQSAGYQTDNRPRELVSQDVMNQLMLAAGGGPGGATLAPSSRGDSAMRAAPGPSPTAPVVIEADRNEALEGERPGEAVFKAIFGSDDEDEDQDD; encoded by the exons ATGGCCAGCAAAAGAACTCGTGATGCTTTCGAAGCCGACTTCCAGGCGCAGAATTCTCCCTACGTTTTCTACGGGactgctcttcctccactGGACGCAGGCGCCCGCGACGATGGATCATATGTGCCGGTTTGGAAGCAGGAGGTGACCGATGACCGGGGAAGGAAACGCCTACATGGCGCCTTCACCGGTGGTTTCAGTGCCGG GTACTTCAACACTGTCGGGTCAAAGGAAGGCTGGACACCCGCGACATTTGTGTCCTCGCGTCAGAACCGGGCTAAGGATGCGCGAAAACAGCGTGCAGAGGATTttatggacgaggaagatattcGTGAAGCGGAAGAATCGCGGAACCTACAGACGAACAATGAATTCTCGGGATTTGGGTCTACGGCCACCGACTCGTTACGCCGTGGCGGGCTGATGGATATCTTCAAAACGTCCGGTGAAACTGTCGGTGTGAAGcttttgaagaagatgggatGGAGGGAGGGTCAGGGTATTGGCCCGAAAGTGAGGCGGAAAGCCGACCTAGGGGATGGGAAAGCCGGACCCGGCAATGCCGAGAAGACATACCTATTCGCACCGGAGAACCCACCGATGGTTGCGTTCATACGGAAGAATGACTACAAGGGACTCGGTTTTGAAGGCGAAGCGCGTCTTGGCTCACGCCAGGAAGGTGAAAaagctgatgaagatgatgatccgTTCTTCGGACGGCGACTCAACGCCGGCAAACCTAACCGGTCAAAGGCCCAGAAACCCCGGCGAGGAGCATTCGGCGTTGGCGTGCTCAATGATACCGGgtctgatgacgaggatccCTACTCGCTGGGTCCCCAGATTTCGTACAATCGCACGATTGGCGGtgataagaagaagagcaaaacaAAGCCTACGGATGATACGAGAGGCCTGCCCTCTGCCAACCCTCTTCTGAGCAACAAACCGGTCTTTATTCCAAGGAAAGCGTCCAGTGCGAAAGGCGCTGCAGGTTTCAGGAAATGCCATGACGGCCGTCTTCCTTTGGATGGTTTCCGACTCGCAGACGGCATTTCGACCCTAACTCTATCATCGGACAAGAAATATGCGCCGCCCGAGATCCCCAAGGATTGGAAGTCTAAAAAGACGCCTGTGAAGGAACGGGATGCCGCGAGCTACGTTTCTACCGCAGAGGCAGCGAGGGCATCTACTCTAGATCCTGTATCGCGGGCAGCGATATTGGGAGAGGATCAATTACCCGCAAAGTCAATCTTCGACTGGATGACACCAGAAGGCCGGGCAAAAATTGCGGAACTTACCGGGAAAACGGACCTGCCGCCGGCACTAGGCGAAAAGGCCCCAAAGGGCTACGAACTTTCAGAGTCACAGAGGCAGAAAGACATCTGGGATCTTGTTCCCAAGCTAGACAAGCAAGTAGCCGTTCAAGCTCTGACGCGTGCTGCTAGCGGTTGGATGCCATATTCTGAGGATGAATCCAAACGAACCCGCTACCGTACGTTCCTCGAAATCCGAGCTGGGCTTCGAGATACCCTTCCGGATCGCGTACCAGGATTTACCACAAACGAATGGGttacagagctcgaggagttTGCTCGAGCAGCAGAGGTATTCAAGCCCGTATCGGGCGTGATGGCCTCACGGTTCACGTCCGCCTCTTCAGGTCCCAAGGGCGCTTCAGATGAAGCCAAGACAGATACGGACGCGCCATTACTCAGTAAACCCAGCGAAACGCCACAGGACCCAGTGATAGAAGCTGCAAAAATTGGCATGTTCGGCCCAATGACACGTACCGTCATCTCGTTCTACCCCACCCGTTTGCTGTGCAAACGATTTAACGTCAAACCGCCAAGCCATGTGCAGGTCGACCCTGGAGATCCCTCTAatggatcttcctcttcagcagcCCCAGGAAGTCGCTTTCAGTCCGCAGGATATCAAACAGATAACAGACCGCGAGAGTTGGTATCGCAAGACGTCATGAATCAGCTTATGCTTGCGGCTGGTGGGGGCCCAGGCGGAGCTACGCTAGCCCCGTCATCCCGTGGGGACTCTGCGATGCGCGCGGCCCCAGGCCCAAGCCCAACGGCGCCCGTTGTCATTGAAGCAGATCGCAATGAAGCGCTGGAGGGCGAACGGCCGGGTGAGGCGGTTTTCAAGGCCATTTTCGGCagtgatgacgaagacgaggatcaaGACGACTGA